Proteins from a single region of Ischnura elegans chromosome 2, ioIscEleg1.1, whole genome shotgun sequence:
- the LOC124154353 gene encoding uncharacterized protein LOC124154353 isoform X1 encodes MDDFASSIWNALDSTLSSMERLLDMDTKKSGTEDGNETLDCVLKNIIHARDLWSDALKRAENEPETSGVENNEAQKCSPNALDTVARYHLNSIDLFGKLARKIQEDGPTEIADEKLKKGHCKGCPEEYLEQIVRLLMRAKYLITRAYGCVTGVWDTTEMTRESNCTKDSLDVVVDLFVKASDQVDQVIAGKSSNTGNDDEAVSKQSDMCRHNVSKDGVGTVKLFRKYLKQSIFRIVYSLFFRTISCSGHGELSSRLFG; translated from the coding sequence ATGGACGATTTCGCGAGCAGTATATGGAACGCTTTAGATTCGACCCTGAGCTCGATGGAACGACTCCTGGATATGGACACCAAAAAGTCGGGTACGGAGGACGGCAATGAAACGCTAGATTGCGTCCTAAAGAACATCATTCATGCTAGAGATTTGTGGTCTGATGCTCTTAAAAGGGCCGAAAACGAGCCGGAAACCTCCGGCGTCGAAAACAACGAGGCTCAAAAATGTTCTCCCAATGCGCTAGACACTGTGGCCCGATACCACTTAAATTCGATCGATCTGTTCGGGAAATTAGCCAGGAAGATACAAGAAGATGGGCCGACGGAAATAGCTGACGAGAAATTGAAAAAGGGACATTGCAAGGGTTGTCCAGAAGAATATCTGGAGCAAATCGTGCGTCTCCTGATGCGCGCAAAATATCTTATCACAAGAGCTTACGGGTGTGTCACGGGCGTTTGGGATACGACGGAAATGACGAGAGAAAGCAACTGTACCAAGGACTCGCTAGATGTAGTAGTGGATCTATTCGTGAAAGCAAGTGATCAAGTCGATCAAGTGATCGCAGGGAAATCGTCAAATACCGGAAATGACGACGAAGCAGTGAGTAAGCAGAGTGACATGTGTCGTCACAACGTCTCGAAGGATGGAGTAGGGACTGTCAAATTGTTCCGCAAGTATTTAAAGCAGTCCATTTTTCGCATTGTATATTCACTTTTTTTCCGAACAATTTCATGCAGTGGGCACGGAGAACTGTCCTCACGACTCTTTGGTTGA